From one Eucalyptus grandis isolate ANBG69807.140 chromosome 9, ASM1654582v1, whole genome shotgun sequence genomic stretch:
- the LOC104419322 gene encoding ABC transporter B family member 15-like: protein MKIFGSVRSIFNHADAADKWLMALGLLGAVGDGISTPFVLFLSSRLMNNIGDAPSLDKDQFTHVINKNALSLVYVACALFVAAFLEGYCWTRTGERQASRMRSTYLKAVLRQDVGYFDLNVTSTSEVITSVSNDTLVIEDALSDKVPNFLMNTSTFIGSYVAAFLLQWRLALVGFPFVVLLVIPGLIYGRTLMGLARRVGEEYNKAGTVAEQGISFVRTVYAFVGESKTMSDFSGALEGSVRLGLKQGLAKGLAVGSNGVVFGIWAFMAYYGSRMVMYHGAKGGTVYAVGAGLAVGGLAFGAGLSNLKYFAEAISAVDRIAELINRVPKIDTDNMEGKIIEKVSGEIEFKHVEFAYPSRPKNFIFRDFCVTIPAGKSVALVGSSGSGKSTVISLLQRYYDPLNGEILLDGVPIDKLQLKWLRSQMGLVSQEPTLFATTIKENILFGKEDATMEEVVEAAKASNAHNFISQLPQRYDTQVGERGIQMSGGQKQRIAIARAIIKSPRILLLDEATSALDLESERIVQEALEKVAVGRTTVIVAHRLSTIQNADVIAVVQNGQVMETGSHQELIQREEGIYSSLVHLQQTESKRTQDESRVTTTRSPYSPKIDFTSDPTASIFSSADIAESIQESTGKGNTREGQRIQTSLLRRLLAFSRPEWRQVATACVTLSVLCGAIQPVFAFLMGSMISVFFLTDHNEIKEKTRTYTLCFAGFFVFSLLINTAQHYNFAYVGEYLTKRIRQMMLAKILTFEVGWFDQDENSSGAVCSRLAKDANVVRSLVGDQMSLLVQAISAATIACIMGLLIAWRLAIVMIAIEPLIIVCFYGRKSLLKGMSQKAIEAQNECSKLAAEAVSNHRIITAFSSQERILKMLSKAQEGPLRENKRQSWFAGFGLGASQCLTKCTWAFDFWYGGKLVSQGYITFKEVFQTFPILITTGKVIADAGSMTTDIARGSDAMKSVFAVLDRETNIEPDDPRGLKPEKISGHVEVRDVDFAYPARPDAMILKDFSIDIEAGKSTALVGQSGSGKSTIIGLIERFYDPLRGTIKVDGREIKSYHLRSLRQHIALVSQEPALFASSVKENIIYGVSRAIDETEIIEAAKAANAHGFISGLKDGYNTWCGDRGVQLSGGQKQRIAIARAILKDPSVLLLDEATSALDGQSERTVQDALEGLMVGRTSVVVAHRLSTIRNCDVIAVLEKGKLVEKGTHSSLLAKGPGGAYYSLASLQMP, encoded by the exons atgaagatttttGGGTCTGTAAGGTCCATTTTCAATCACGCAGATGCCGCGGACAAGTGGCTGATGGCCCTGGGGCTTCTTGGGGCGGTTGGCGACGGCATCTCCACCCCGTTCGTATTGTTCCTTTCGAGCCGACTCATGAATAATATAGGCGATGCGCCATCTCTAGACAAAGATCAATTCACGCATGTCATCAACAAG AATGCATTGTCCCTGGTCTACGTGGCTTGTGCACTATTCGTCGCTGCTTTTCTAG AGGGGTACTGTTGGACGAGAACGGGCGAGAGGCAAGCCTCACGGATGAGGTCCACGTATCTGAAAGCAGTGCTAAGGCAGGACGTAGGCTATTTCGACTTGAACGTCACCAGCACGTCCGAGGTCATCACGAGTGTTTCCAACGATACCCTCGTGATCGAAGATGCTCTTAGTGACAAG GTGCCAAACTTTTTGATGAACACGTCCACATTCATTGGGAGCTATGTAGCAGCGTTCCTCCTGCAGTGGAGACTTGCCCTTGTGGGCTTTCCCTTCGTGGTGCTCCTCGTAATCCCTGGCTTGATCTACGGAAGGACTCTAATGGGACTAGCAAGAAGAGTCGGGGAAGAGTACAACAAGGCAGGCACAGTTGCAGAACAGGGCATATCCTTCGTCAGAACAGTTTATGCCTTCGTGGGCGAGAGCAAGACCATGAGCGATTTCTCTGGAGCGCTTGAAGGGTCGGTCCGATTGGGGTTGAAGCAGGGCTTGGCCAAAGGCCTGGCCGTTGGGAGCAACGGGGTTGTGTTTGGGATCTGGGCATTCATGGCTTACTATGGTAGCAGAATGGTCATGTACCACGGCGCAAAGGGCGGTACTGTTTATGCCGTCGGAGCTGGCTTAGCCGTCGGGGGATT AGCATTTGGCGCCGGTTTATCGAATTTGAAGTACTTTGCTGAAGCCATCTCTGCAGTGGATCGTATCGCGGAGTTGATCAATCGAGTCCCCAAGATCGATACCGACAACATGGAAGGGAAGATCATCGAGAAAGTTTCCGGTGAAATCGAATTCAAGCACGTGGAGTTTGCATACCCGTCGAGGCCTAAAAACTTCATCTTCAGGGACTTCTGCGTGACGATACCAGCGGGAAAGTCGGTTGCTCTTGTGGGCAGCAGCGGTTCTGGGAAATCTACGGTCATCTCTTTACTGCAAAGGTATTATGATCCTCTCAATGGAGAAATCCTTCTGGATGGAGTTCCCATTGATAAGTTGCAGCTTAAGTGGTTAAGGTCGCAGATGGGCTTGGTGAGCCAAGAGCCGACATTATTTGCCACCACCATAAAGGAGAACATCCTCTTTGGTAAGGAAGATGCCACCATGGAAGAGGTAGTTGAAGCAGCCAAAGCTTCCAATGCACATAATTTCATCTCTCAATTGCCTCAGCGATATGATACGCAG GTTGGAGAAAGAGGCATTCAAATGTCTGGAGGACAGAAGCAGAGAATTGCCATTGCAAGAGCTATAATCAAATCCCCTCGAATTCTCCTCCTTGATGAGGCAACCAGCGCTTTGGACTTGGAATCAGAAAGGATCGTTCAAGAAGCCCTTGAAAAAGTCGCGGTTGGGCGAACCACCGTCATCGTCGCTCATCGGCTATCCACCATCCAAAATGCCGACGTCATTGCTGTTGTCCAAAATGGGCAGGTGATGGAAACCGGCTCGCATCAAGAGTTGATCCAACGTGAAGAAGGCATATATTCTTCCCTCGTGCATCTTCAACAAACGGAGAGCAAGAGAACTCAAGACGAAAGTCGGGTCACAACCACAAGGTCACCATACTCTCCTAAAATCGACTTTACAAGCGATCCCACTGCTTCCATCTTCAGCTCAGCTGACATTGCAGAATCAATTCAAGAATCAACAGGGAAAGGGAACACAAGAGAAGGCCAGAGAATCCAAACTTCATTGCTTCGAAGATTATTAGCTTTCAGTCGCCCGGAATGGAGACAAGTAGCCACGGCATGTGTTA cactctcagtcTTATGTGGTGCCATTCAACCGGTGTTCGCTTTCTTGATGGGGTCGATGATATCGGTCTTCTTCCTGACAGATCATAATGAAATTAAGGAGAAGACAAGGACGTACACACTGTGCTTTGCAGGGTTCTTCGTGTTCTCCTTGCTGATCAACACGGCTCAACACTACAATTTCGCCTATGTTGGGGAGTATTTGACTAAGCGGATCCGCCAGATGATGCTAGCGAAGATTCTGACTTTTGAGGTCGGTTGGTTCGATCAAGATGAGAACTCGAGTGGCGCCGTTTGCTCTAGACTTGCCAAAGATGCCAATGTG GTGAGATCCTTAGTAGGCGACCAAATGTCTCTCCTTGTACAAGCCATCTCAGCAGCAACCATAGCCTGCATAATGGGACTACTGATTGCGTGGAGGCTTGCCATTGTCATGATAGCCATCGAGCCGCTCATCATTGTCTGCTTTTATGGAAGAAAATCCCTGCTCAAGGGCATGTCGCAGAAGGCCATTGAAGCACAGAATGAGTGCAGCAAGTTGGCTGCTGAAGCAGTGTCCAACCACAGAATAATCACTGCCTTCTCTTCCCAAGAAAGAATCCTGAAGATGCTGAGCAAGGCCCAAGAAGGCCCGCTGAGAGAGAACAAGAGGCAGTCATGGTTTGCTGGGTTCGGGCTTGGTGCATCCCAGTGCCTTACCAAGTGCACATGGGCTTTCGACTTTTGGTACGGCGGGAAGTTGGTATCGCAGGGCTACATCACCTTCAAAGAGGTTTTTCAGACTTTCCCGATTTTGATCACCACTGGGAAGGTCATCGCCGATGCTGGAAGCATGACCACCGACATCGCCAGGGGCTCGGATGCCATGAAGTCTGTCTTCGCAGTCTTGGACCGTGAAACGAACATCGAGCCTGACGACCCACGAGGCCTCAAACCTGAAAAGATATCGGGCCATGTGGAAGTTCGTGATGTGGACTTTGCTTATCCAGCTAGGCCCGATGCAATGATCCTAAAGGACTTCTCTATCGATATCGAGGCGGGGAAGTCGACAGCGTTGGTAGGTCAAAGCGGGTCCGGGAAATCGACCATCATCGGCCTGATCGAAAGATTCTACGATCCACTTCGAGGGACGATCAAGGTTGACGGCCGAGAAATAAAATCATATCATCTCCGATCTCTGAGACAGCACATAGCCTTGGTCAGCCAGGAGCCAGCACTATTTGCTAGCAGTGTGAAGGAGAACATCATCTACGGTGTTTCCCGTGCAATCGATGAGACGGAGATCATCGAAGCCGCTAAAGCAGCAAACGCACATGGCTTCATCTCGGGATTAAAGGACGGGTACAACACCTGGTGCGGCGACAGAGGCGTGCAACTCTCTGGCGGCCAAAAGCAGCGCATCGCCATTGCTCGGGCCATACTGAAGGACCCGAGCGTGTTATTGCTGGACGAGGCGACGAGCGCGCTCGACGGGCAATCGGAGAGGACAGTGCAAGATGCATTGGAGGGCTTGATGGTGGGCAGGACTAGTGTGGTGGTTGCTCATAGGTTGAGCACCATCcgcaattgtgatgtgattgcaGTGTTGGAGAAGGGCAAATTGGTGGAGAAAGGGACTCACTCTTCTTTGTTGGCTAAGGGTCCTGGAGGAGCTTACTACTCTCTAGCTAGCTTGCAAATGCCCTGA
- the LOC104419321 gene encoding uncharacterized protein LOC104419321: MEEAKRGLFMCSAARSTKCGDGGGELDDDPVPTLLFTAGTALAVLGLKRAVLAFLGKQCWHVWWVFVLLNVILLVVFFTSRRSSSTTPGHRRKNQESEPEDDGERTSKKQQRKRKSRRCSRSPAVERARGEREESVYEEKDGRSGTEEQDAAREDDQAGAYEGLSDEELNEKVESFIVTFRQHLVSDARRR, from the coding sequence ATGGAAGAAGCCAAGAGGGGATTGTTCATGTGCTCCGCCGCGAGATCGACGAAGTGcggtgacggcggcggcgagctcgACGACGACCCCGTCCCGACCCTGCTCTTCACCGCCGGAACCGCTCTCGCCGTACTGGGCCTGAAGCGCGCCGTCCTCGCTTTCCTGGGGAAGCAATGCTGGCACGTGTGGTGGGTCTTCGTGCTCCTCAACGTCATCCTCCTGGTCGTCTTCTTTACTTCCAGGCGCTCGAGCTCGACgacgccgggccaccgccgaaAGAATCAAGAATCGGAACCGGAGGATGACGGGGAACGGACGTCCaagaagcagcaaaggaagagaaaatcgcGGCGGTGCTCCAGGTCTCCGGCGGTCGAAAGAGCACGTGGCGAGCGCGAGGAATCGGTTTACGAGGAAAAAGATGGTCGGAGCGGGACCGAGGAGCAAGATGCGGCACGGGAGGACGATCAAGCAGGAGCCTACGAGGGGCTGTCGGACGAGGAGCTGAACGAGAAAGTCGAAAGTTTCATTGTGACGTTCAGGCAGCACTTGGTTTCTGATGCGAGGCGGAGGTGA
- the LOC104419319 gene encoding ABC transporter B family member 15: MQQTHSSSSLSNHHRKVREDMGRERDTSGVIKTKKMRRIAGPISSIFKHADAADRWLMALGLIGAVGDGISTPFVLLLSSRLMNNIGNAPSLGEGQFPRVIDEDALSLVYMACGLFFAAFLEGYCWTRTGERQASRMRSMYLRAVLRQDVGYFDLNVTSTSEVVTSISNDTIVIQDALSVKVPSFVVNTSTFLGSYIAALLLQWRLALVSFPFVVLLVIPGLIYGRTLMGLARRVREEYDKAGTIAEQVISSIRTVYAFVGESKTKSDFSGALEGSVRLGLKQGLAKGLAIGSNGVVYGIWAFMAYYSSRMVMYHGAEGGTVYAVGAGLAVGGLAFGTGLSNLKYFAEAISAVERITEVIDRVPKIDTNNLEGRIVEKVSGEIEFKHVEFAYPSRPNIVFKDFCLRIPAGKSIALVGGSGSGKSTVISLLQRFYDPLNGEILLDGVPIDKLQLKWLRSQMGLVSQEPTLFATTIKENILFGKEDATMEEVVEAAKASNAHNFISQMPQGYDTQVGERGIQMSGGQKQRIAIARAIIKSPRILLLDEATSALDLESERIVQEALEKVVVGRTTIIVAHRLSTIQNADVIAVVQNGQVMESGSHQELIRFKGGIYSSLVHLQQMESKKTQDEAQVISPRSPSSAKIDSTRDPTASIFGSANNAESAQMLTERRNTREGLRFQTSMLRRLLSFSRPEWKQRTLACVSAVLGGAIQPVFAFMLGSMISVFFLTDHDEIKEKTRTYTLCFAGFFMISLLINTSQHYNFAYVGEYLTKRIREMMLAKILTFEVGWFDQDKNSSGAACSRLAKDTNVVRSLVGDQMSLLVQAISAVTIACIMGLVIAWRLAIVMIAIEPLIILCFYGRKTLLKGMSQKAIEAQNECSKLAAEAVSSHRMITAFSSQEKILKMLKKAQEGPWRESKRQSWFAGVGLGASQSLTKCTMAFDFWYGGKLVTQGYITYKEVFETFMILLSTGKVIADAGSMTTDIARGSGAMKSVFAVLDRETNIEPADPQGFKPEKISGHVEVRDVDFAYPARPDAMILKGFSIDIEAGKSTALVGQSGSGKSTIISLIERFYDPLRGTIKIDGREIRSYHLQSLRQHIALVSQEPTLFAGTVKENIIFGVSSAVDEMEILEAARVANAHGFISGLKDGYDTWCGDKGVQLSGGQKQRVAIARAILKNPSVLLLDEATSALDGQSERMVQDALEDLMVGRTSVVVAHRLSTIHNCDVIAVLEKGKLVEKGTHSSLLAKGPGGAYYSLASLHVTT; this comes from the exons ATGCAACAGACACACTCATCCTCGTCACTTAGCAACCATCATCGGAAGGTGAGGGAAGACATGGGGCGCGAGAGAGACACGAGCGGAGTGATCAAaacgaagaagatgaggaggatTGCTGGACCAATAAGCTCCATTTTCAAGCATGCAGATGCCGCCGACAGGTGGCTGATGGCTCTAGGTCTGATCGGGGCGGTCGGCGACGGCATCTCCACGCCGTTCGTGCTGCTCCTGTCGAGCCGCCTCATGAACAACATAGGCAACGCACCGTCTCTGGGCGAAGGCCAGTTCCCTCGAGTCATCGACGAG GACGCACTATCTCTGGTCTACATGGCTTGTGGACTATTTTTCGCTGCTTTTCTAG AGGGGTATTGTTGGACGAGGACGGGAGAGAGGCAAGCCTCGAGGATGAGATCCATGTACCTGAGAGCAGTGCTAAGGCAAGACGTGGGCTATTTTGACTTGAACGTTACGAGCACGTCCGAGGTTGTCACGAGTATCTCCAACGACACGATTGTGATTCAAGATGCTCTCAGTGTTAAG GTGCCAAGCTTTGTGGTGAACACATCCACATTCCTTGGGAGCTACATAGCAGCGTTGCTGCTCCAGTGGAGACTTGCCCTAGTGAGCTTTCCCTTCGTGGTGCTCCTCGTGATCCCGGGCTTAATCTACGGGAGGACTCTAATGGGGCTAGCAAGGAGAGTTAGGGAGGAGTACGACAAGGCAGGCACGATTGCAGAACAAGTCATATCCTCCATCAGAACGGTTTATGCCTTCGTTGGTGAGAGCAAGACCAAGAGCGATTTCTCTGGAGCGCTTGAAGGGTCGGTCAGATTGGGGTTGAAGCAGGGCTTGGCCAAAGGCCTGGCCATTGGGAGCAACGGGGTTGTGTATGGGATTTGGGCCTTCATGGCTTACTACAGCAGCAGGATGGTCATGTACCACGGCGCTGAAGGCGGTACTGTTTATGCCGTTGGAGCTGGCTTAGCCGTCGGAGGATT AGCATTTGGCACCGGTTTATCGAATTTGAAGTACTTTGCCGAAGCAATCTCTGCAGTGGAACGTATCACAGAGGTGATCGATCGAGTCCCCAAGATTGATACCAACAACTTGGAAGGGAGGATTGTGGAGAAAGTTTCCGGGGAAATCGAATTCAAGCATGTGGAGTTCGCGTACCCATCGCGGCCCAACATTGTCTTCAAAGACTTTTGCCTGAGGATACCGGCGGGAAAGTCAATTGCTCTTGTGGGCGGTAGCGGGTCTGGGAAATCTACGGTCATCTCTTTATTGCAAAGGTTTTATGATCCTCTCAATGGAGAAATCCTTCTGGATGGAGTTCCCATTGATAAGTTGCAGCTCAAGTGGCTAAGGTCACAGATGGGCTTGGTGAGCCAAGAGCCAACATTATTTGCCACCACCATAAAGGAGAACATCCTATTTGGTAAGGAAGATGCCACCATGGAAGAGGTAGTTGAAGCAGCCAAAGCTTCCAATGCACATAATTTCATCTCTCAAATGCCTCAGGGATATGATACGCAG GTTGGTGAAAGAGGCATTCAAATGTCTGGAGGACAGAAGCAGAGAATTGCCATTGCAAGAGCTATAATCAAATCCCCTCGAATTCTCCTCCTTGATGAGGCAACTAGTGCTTTGGACTTGGAATCGGAGAGAATCGTTCAAGAGGCCCTTGAGAAGGTTGTGGTTGGGCGAACCACCATCATTGTCGCTCATCGGCTATCCACCATCCAAAACGCCGATGTCATTGCCGTCGTCCAAAATGGCCAGGTGATGGAAAGTGGCTCGCATCAAGAGTTGATCCGATTTAAAGGAGGTATATACTCTTCCCTTGTGCATCTTCAACAAATGGAAAGCAAGAAAACTCAAGACGAAGCTCAGGTCATATCCCCAAGGTCACCGTCCTCTGCTAAGATCGATTCTACAAGGGATCCTACAGCCTCCATCTTCGGCTCAGCCAATAATGCGGAATCAGCTCAAATGTTAACAGAGAGAAGGAACACAAGAGAAGGCCTAAGATTTCAAACTTCAATGCTTCGGAGATTATTATCTTTCAGTCGCCCAGAATGGAAACAAAGAACGTTGGCATGTGTTAGCGCTGTCTTGGGTGGTGCCATTCAACCGGTGTTTGCATTCATGCTGGGGTCGATGATATCGGTCTTCTTCTTAACAGATCATGATGAGATTAAGGAGAAGACAAGGACGTATACATTGTGCTTCGCAGGGTTCTTCATGATCTCGTTGCTGATCAACACGTCTCAACACTACAATTTCGCCTATGTTGGGGAGTATTTGACCAAGAGGATCCGTGAGATGATGTTGGCGAAGATTCTCACTTTTGAGGTCGGTTGGTTTGATCAAGACAAGAACTCGAGTGGTGCTGCTTGCTCTAGACTTGCCAAAGACACCAATGTG GTGAGATCATTGGTAGGTGACCAAATGTCTCTCCTTGTACAAGCCATCTCAGCAGTAACCATAGCCTGCATAATGGGACTTGTGATCGCATGGAGGCTTGCCATTGTCATGATAGCCATCGAGCCACTCATCATTCTCTGCTTTTATGGAAGAAAAACCCTGCTCAAGGGTATGTCGCAGAAGGCCATTGAAGCACAAAATGAGTGCAGCAAATTAGCTGCTGAAGCAGTGTCCAGTCACAGAATGATCACTGCCTTCTCTTCCCAAGAAAAAATCCTGAAGATGCTGAAAAAGGCCCAAGAAGGCCCCTGGAGAGAGAGCAAGAGGCAGTCATGGTTTGCTGGGGTCGGGCTTGGTGCATCCCAGAGCCTTACCAAGTGTACAATGGCTTTCGACTTTTGGTACGGTGGGAAGTTGGTTACGCAGGGCTACATCACATACAAGGAGGTTTTCGAGACTTTCATGATTTTGCTCTCCACTGGAAAGGTCATTGCCGATGCGGGAAGCATGACCACTGACATCGCCAGGGGCTCGGGAGCCATGAAGTCTGTCTTTGCTGTCTTGGACCGCGAAACGAACATCGAGCCTGCCGACCCACAAGGCTTCAAACCTGAAAAGATATCGGGCCATGTGGAAGTTCGTGATGTGGACTTTGCTTATCCAGCTAGGCCCGATGCGATGATCCTAAAGGGCTTCTCCATCGATATTGAGGCGGGGAAGTCAACAGCCTTGGTAGGTCAGAGCGGGTCTGGAAAATCAACCATCATTAGCCTGATCGAGAGATTCTATGATCCACTCCGAGGGACGATCAAGATCGACGGCCGAGAAATAAGATCATACCATCTCCAATCTCTGAGACAGCATATCGCCCTGGTCAGCCAAGAGCCGACACTATTCGCTGGCACCGTGAAGGAGAACATCATATTCGGAGTTTCTTCTGCAGTTGACGAGATGGAGATCCTCGAAGCCGCTAGAGTGGCAAATGCCCATGGCTTCATCTCAGGATTGAAGGACGGGTATGACACTTGGTGCGGCGACAAGGGCGTGCAACTCTCCGGCGGCCAGAAGCAACGCGTCGCCATAGCCCGGGCCATACTGAAGAACCCAAGTGTGTTGCTGCTGGACGAGGCAACGAGCGCGCTCGATGGGCAATCAGAAAGGATGGTGCAAGATGCATTGGAGGACCTGATGGTGGGCAGGACTAGTGTGGTGGTGGCCCATAGGTTGAGCACCATCCACAACTGTGATGTGATCGCAGTGTTGGAGAAGGGCAAATTGGTGGAGAAAGGGACTCACTCTTCTTTGTTGGCCAAGGGTCCTGGAGGAGCTTACTACTCTCTAGCCAGCTTGCATGTGACTACTTGA